The following proteins are encoded in a genomic region of Ictalurus furcatus strain D&B chromosome 6, Billie_1.0, whole genome shotgun sequence:
- the olig1 gene encoding oligodendrocyte transcription factor 1 has protein sequence MQPVSSLRGNGQGEGTFHELLPRSGMVAGGTGSGGSGSFSGGLQGPQRHPKFPRELSLEEQQELRRKINSRERKRMQDLNLAMDALREVMVPYASSPTSSLGAGGGLQHPYLPLGASPNGRRLSKISTLVLARNYILLLGSSLQEMRRLLGEVSIGGTVPHLLLTGGWPFLTGPGQLLLSSPEQPLGLAPCSSLPLNGAPVPEESTAWGSRGVAGTPLCPCRVCRVPRVVHETPTSRFQK, from the coding sequence ATGCAGCCTGTGTCTAGTCTAAGGGGCAACGGACAGGGAGAGGGCACTTTTCACGAGCTCTTGCCCAGATCAGGAATGGTTGCTGGGGGTACAGGATCAGGAGGATCAGGTTCTTTTTCTGGGGGCCTTCAGGGTCCTCAGAGACACCCGAAATTTCCTCGAGAGCTCAGCCTGGAGGAGCAACAGGAGCTCAGACGGAAAATCAACAGccgtgagagaaagagaatgcaAGACCTAAATCTGGCCATGGATGCTTTGCGGGAGGTGATGGTACCGTACGCTTCCTCCCCAACCTCATCCTTGGGTGCAGGAGGAGGGCTGCAACATCCTTATCTACCCCTTGGAGCTTCTCCGAATGGCCGTCGTCTTTCCAAGATCTCCACGCTGGTCTTGGCCCGCAACTACATCCTGCTCCTTGGCTCCTCCCTCCAGGAGATGAGGCGGCTGCTAGGTGAGGTCAGTATCGGCGGGACTGTACCACACCTGCTCCTGACAGGAGGGTGGCCATTTCTCACTGGGCCAGGACAGCTCTTGCTCAGTTCACCAGAACAGCCACTTGGACTGGCCCCGTGTTCTTCACTGCCACTGAATGGTGCCCCAGTCCCGGAGGAGTCCACAGCATGGGGTTCACGTGGGGTCGCAGGAACACCACTATGCCCCTGTCGAGTGTGTCGGGTACCCAGAGTAGTACATGAAACTCCTACATCTCGCTTCCAGAAATGA
- the ercc1 gene encoding DNA excision repair protein ERCC-1, with protein MENKKFKINLDDSAFNRDRSPVASLFKPSSGLGKAETSTTHSAPQTAGQPLSYAEFIVQSKSRAKERPGDGPQTGDLPQDVLRAAGPRSDITLECGSVTKPSTDAGKTRTSAEERGSPEPTIARSETSAVTGRPEEDLGQGQKMDEGQSTEERTVLPLAVGSGNSIIVSPRQRGNPILKFVRSVPWEFAEVVPDYVLGRTTCALFLSVRYHTLNPDYIHERLKHLGHTFTLRVLLVQVDVKDPHHALKDLARICIMADCTLILAWSPEEAGRYLETYKSYEKKPADLLKEQVEKDYLSKVTDCLTTVKSINKTDAITLLTTFSSLEGIINASKEELVLCPGLGPQKAKRLYDVLHQPFLKSKKNESS; from the exons ATGGAAAACAAGAAATTTAAAATCAATCTGGACGATTCTGCGTTCAACAGAGATAGAAGTCCG GTGGCCTCTCTTTTCAAGCCTTCTTCCGGATTAGGCAAGGCAGAGACCTCGACTACCCACAGTGCACCTCAAACCGCCGGCCAGCCGCTGTCCTATGCCGAGTTCATCGTTCAGAGCAAAAGCAGAGCTAAAGAGAGACCTGGTGATGGACCACAAACAGGAGATCTTCCTCAGGATGTGCTTAGAGCTGCAGGACCGAGATCTGACATCACTCTCGAATGTGGATCGGTCACGAAACCTTCCACAGACGCTGGGAAAACTCGGACTAGCgcagaggagagagggagtcCAGAGCCAACTATAGCACGGTCGGAGACTTCTGCGGTTACAGGAAGACCGGAGGAGGATCTGGGACAAGGGCAGAAAATGGACGAAGGTCAAAGCACGGAGGAACGCACTGTTCTGCCACTGGCGGTTGGGTCCGGGAACAGCATTATCGTCAGCCCAAGACAG AGAGGAAACCCTATTTTAAAGTTTGTCCGGAGTGTGCCATGGGAGTTTGCAGAGGTGGTGCCTGACTATGTCTTGGGTCGAACAACATGCGCACTTTTTCtcag tgtgcGCTACCATACCTTGAACCCAGACTACATCCATGAGCGGCTGAAGCATCTAGGCCACACATTCACGCTCCGAGTGCTGCTCGTGCAAGTCGATGTG AAAGATCCTCATCATGCACTGAAGGACCTTGCTCGAatctgcatcatggctgactgCACACTTATCCTGGCCTGGAG CCCTGAGGAAGCTGGCCGTTACTTGGAGACATATAAATCATACGAGAAAAAGCCTGCAGATCTGCTTAAAGAGCAAGTAGAGAAAGATTACCTGTCTAAG gTTACTGATTGTCTGACCACGGTGAAGTCCATCAACAAAACTGACGCTATCACACTGCTGACCACATTCTCT TCTTtggagggcatcattaatgcttCAAAGGAGGAGCTGGTGCTGTGCCCAGGACTCGGGCCACAAAAG GCGAAAAGGCTGTATGATGTGCTTCACCAGCCCTTTCTGAAGTCTAAAAAGAACGAAAGCAGCTGA
- the LOC128609212 gene encoding granzyme G-like produces the protein MFFSISLLVLSVLPLCGGMKSGIIGGKEVNPHSRPYMASVQINKKHECGGFLIRDDYVLTAAHCVDNIDHSGKDKLEVLLGAHNINQKESQQQRIQVQKYIPHPCYKRGERPNDIMLLKLKSKAEETDAVKIIGLPKKNKNLPARQECSIAGWGKTKQNSAESSVLREVKLKVQFNFECRKIWDDRFYTDSMICTASDGKKAFCQGDSGSPLICGNEPQGMAAYTFRENCLNRKYPEVYMKISYFLPWIKDIIG, from the exons ATGTTCTTCAGTATCTCTCTCCTTGTACTTTCTGTCCTCCCTTTGTGCG gGGGAATGAAGAGTGGTATTATTGGAGGAAAGGAAGTGAATCCACACTCCCGACCCTACATGGCGTCTGTTCAGATTAACAAAAAACACGAGTGTGGTGGTTTTCTTATCAGGGATGATTATGTGCTCACTGCAGCCCACTGTGTTGA CAACATTGATCACTCTGGAAAGGACAAGCTGGAAGTGTTACTCGGAGCTCACAACATCAATCAAAAGGAGTCCCAGCAGCAGAGAATTCAAGTACAGAAATACATCCCGCATCCCTGTTACAAGCGGGGCGAACGTCCAAATGATATCATGCTACTGAAG TTGAAGTCCAAAGCTGAAGAGACCGATGCTGTGAAGATTATCGGTCTTCCgaagaagaacaagaacctTCCAGCCCGTCAGGAATGTTCAATAGCTGGCTGGGGAAAGACCAAACAGAACAGCGCCGAGTCGAGTGTCCTACGAGAGGTCAAACTCAAAGTACAGTTTAACTTTGAGTGCAGAAAAATTTGGGATGACAGATTTTACACTGATAGCATGATCTGCACTGCGTCTGATGGGAAAAAAGCTTTTTGTCAG GGTGATTCGGGGAGTCCTCTTATCTGTGGAAATGAACCACAAGGAATGGCTGCATATACCTTTCGGGAAAACTGCTTAAACCGCAAGTATCCGGAGGTATATATGAAGATCTCCTACTTTCTTCCATGGATTAAAGACATTATAGGCTAG